The proteins below come from a single Flavobacterium lindanitolerans genomic window:
- a CDS encoding glycosyltransferase family 2 protein: MKGHLVSIITPSFNSEKFISDTIQSIKNQTYQDWEMIIVDDGSTDDTVSIIKEFLTDSRIQLYQLDQNSGTGVARNKAITLAKGRYISFLDSDDLWKPEKLQKQVEFMTSKNQPFTFSYYECIDESGKALGKIIQAPQKLTYRQLFWSNWVGNLTGIYDVNFFGKIAISSARKRQDWMMWLNILKKIKTAEPVPESLAIYRIRENSISASKTVLLRHNYKVYRDFHHKSIIGSVICMIGFLFTHFFIKPKYVKKSRPE; this comes from the coding sequence ATGAAAGGGCATCTGGTTTCCATTATTACACCCTCTTTCAATTCCGAAAAATTTATTTCTGATACGATACAATCGATTAAAAACCAAACCTATCAGGATTGGGAAATGATTATTGTCGACGACGGATCAACAGACGACACGGTTTCCATAATAAAAGAATTCCTTACCGATAGCAGGATTCAATTATATCAATTGGATCAAAACTCAGGAACCGGAGTTGCCAGAAATAAGGCAATTACTTTAGCAAAGGGCAGGTATATTTCTTTTTTGGATTCTGACGACCTGTGGAAACCGGAAAAGCTTCAAAAGCAGGTTGAATTTATGACCTCAAAAAACCAGCCTTTTACCTTTTCGTATTACGAATGTATTGATGAAAGTGGAAAAGCATTGGGAAAAATTATCCAGGCACCACAAAAACTAACCTATCGTCAATTGTTCTGGAGCAATTGGGTGGGAAATCTGACAGGAATTTATGATGTGAATTTTTTTGGAAAAATAGCCATTTCTTCAGCGCGGAAACGTCAGGACTGGATGATGTGGCTCAACATACTCAAAAAAATAAAAACCGCGGAACCCGTCCCGGAAAGCCTGGCGATTTACAGAATTCGTGAAAATTCCATTTCTGCATCCAAAACAGTGCTTTTAAGGCACAATTACAAAGTTTACAGGGATTTTCATCACAAAAGTATTATTGGGTCAGTAATCTGCATGATTGGATTTTTATTTACCCATTTTTTCATCAAACCAAAGTATGTGAAAAAATCAAGACCTGAGTAA
- a CDS encoding DUF6341 family protein — MKSFFEGIQYLFVDILFKPLDFFRELELKNWWAANTLNWIFMIICAVAIVYWIKQLKLHKANNDEFQDTTAHSFLE, encoded by the coding sequence ATGAAATCATTTTTCGAAGGAATACAATATTTATTCGTAGACATTTTATTCAAACCGCTTGATTTTTTCAGAGAATTAGAATTGAAAAACTGGTGGGCTGCCAACACACTGAACTGGATTTTTATGATTATCTGTGCTGTGGCAATTGTTTATTGGATCAAGCAATTAAAATTGCACAAAGCCAACAACGACGAGTTCCAGGATACTACAGCTCATTCTTTCTTAGAGTAG
- a CDS encoding DUF350 domain-containing protein, giving the protein MEHILVKGIINSLIFSGVGIFVLIIGYLILEKMTPENTWKEIVNNKNVALAIVFGAFIIGISIIISAAIHG; this is encoded by the coding sequence ATGGAACATATATTAGTAAAAGGAATTATCAATTCGCTCATTTTTTCAGGAGTAGGAATATTTGTTTTGATTATTGGCTATCTGATACTTGAAAAGATGACCCCTGAAAACACATGGAAAGAAATTGTCAATAACAAAAATGTAGCTTTAGCTATTGTATTCGGGGCTTTCATTATTGGAATCTCAATCATTATTAGCGCTGCAATTCATGGCTAA
- a CDS encoding DUF4349 domain-containing protein encodes MKKVIYLLLLSASFFSCKQNKGREAYSEEAAAETVSSQDASMVSSSAAVVDKNSTRKFIRTADLRFKVKNVAKSTYAIENTVAKFGGFVSSTELRSNIINTSTAKKSNDSLVETTRFVVENNMIIRVPNTLLDTTLKTIARQIDYLDYRIIKADDVSLKLLSNDLSQKRNQDNQKRVEDAIANRGKKLGETLDAEDRLHESQTQSDEAKLSNLSLKDQVNFSTLSLSLYQREEFKKEVIANPDSEEYRTSIGVRIMDGLKTGWHILEEIIIFFVNIWTIIVLGIIIWILIRRRKKKTNP; translated from the coding sequence ATGAAAAAAGTCATTTATCTTCTTCTTTTATCTGCTAGTTTTTTTTCTTGTAAACAAAACAAAGGACGGGAAGCTTATTCAGAAGAGGCTGCCGCAGAAACTGTTTCATCCCAAGATGCATCAATGGTTTCGTCTTCCGCTGCCGTTGTAGATAAAAATTCAACCCGGAAATTCATCCGCACGGCTGATTTGAGATTCAAGGTCAAAAATGTCGCAAAATCAACTTATGCCATTGAAAATACGGTTGCTAAATTTGGTGGTTTTGTAAGCTCTACTGAACTGAGAAGCAATATTATCAATACCTCAACAGCAAAGAAAAGTAACGACTCCTTAGTTGAAACTACCCGTTTTGTTGTGGAAAACAATATGATTATTCGCGTTCCTAATACACTTTTGGATACTACTTTAAAAACAATCGCACGTCAAATCGACTATCTGGACTACCGGATTATAAAAGCTGATGATGTTTCTTTAAAATTATTGTCAAACGACCTTTCCCAAAAAAGAAATCAGGACAATCAAAAACGTGTTGAAGATGCCATAGCAAATCGCGGCAAAAAATTAGGTGAAACACTAGATGCCGAAGATAGGTTACATGAAAGTCAAACACAATCTGACGAGGCCAAACTGTCTAATCTTTCGCTAAAAGACCAGGTAAATTTCAGTACGTTAAGCCTGTCTCTTTATCAAAGAGAGGAATTCAAAAAAGAAGTCATTGCGAATCCGGATAGTGAAGAATACAGAACCAGCATTGGTGTCAGGATTATGGATGGCCTGAAAACAGGGTGGCATATTTTGGAAGAAATTATTATTTTCTTCGTCAATATCTGGACCATTATCGTTCTCGGAATTATTATCTGGATTTTAATACGAAGAAGGAAGAAAAAGACAAATCCTTAA
- a CDS encoding DUF4254 domain-containing protein — protein sequence MFSKLAYSVFEQSIKDYHKYDNVDQPINNPYSNDTFEHLLYLKNWIDTVQWHLEDIIRDPNIDPVAALKLKRRIDASNQERTDMVEYIDSYFLKKYSGVKVKDNAKINSESPAWAFDRLSILALKIYHMNEEATREDATQEHRNACQTKLNVLLEQRSDLSTAIDDLLTDIEKGDKFMKVYKQMKMYNDDELNPVLYQNKK from the coding sequence ATGTTTTCAAAACTAGCCTATTCCGTATTCGAACAGAGCATTAAGGATTATCATAAATATGATAATGTAGACCAGCCAATTAACAATCCGTATTCAAATGACACATTTGAACATTTGTTGTACTTGAAAAACTGGATAGATACAGTGCAATGGCATTTAGAAGATATAATCCGTGACCCCAACATCGACCCTGTTGCAGCTTTGAAACTGAAAAGAAGAATTGATGCTTCAAACCAGGAAAGAACAGATATGGTAGAATATATCGACAGTTATTTCCTGAAAAAATACAGCGGTGTTAAAGTAAAAGACAATGCGAAGATAAACTCTGAAAGTCCGGCATGGGCATTTGACAGATTGTCAATCCTGGCATTGAAGATTTATCACATGAACGAAGAAGCTACGCGTGAAGATGCTACACAAGAGCATAGAAATGCTTGCCAGACCAAATTGAATGTACTTTTGGAGCAGCGTTCAGATTTGTCTACGGCTATTGACGATTTGCTTACAGACATTGAAAAAGGAGATAAGTTCATGAAGGTCTATAAGCAGATGAAGATGTATAATGACGATGAGTTGAACCCTGTTTTGTACCAAAACAAAAAATAA
- a CDS encoding S-adenosylmethionine decarboxylase family protein: MAIQANPLGLHQLLTLHVEDHKKLVQIEQFIDFTEGLLEKYNLEKVGIASHVFDNKSYTVAFCLMESHICIHTWPENKNLALDIYLCNYSQDNTEKVRQLAQEYISFFGAEVLKQVEIDR; the protein is encoded by the coding sequence ATGGCTATTCAGGCAAATCCTCTCGGATTACATCAATTACTTACGCTTCATGTCGAAGACCATAAAAAACTTGTTCAAATAGAACAATTTATAGATTTTACAGAAGGATTACTTGAAAAATATAATCTGGAAAAAGTCGGAATAGCTTCACATGTTTTTGATAATAAAAGTTATACGGTTGCTTTTTGCCTCATGGAATCTCATATCTGTATCCACACCTGGCCAGAAAATAAGAATTTGGCATTGGATATCTATCTGTGTAATTATTCACAAGACAATACGGAAAAGGTTAGGCAATTAGCACAGGAATACATTTCCTTTTTTGGAGCTGAAGTTTTAAAACAAGTTGAAATAGATAGGTAA
- a CDS encoding glycosyltransferase family 9 protein, translating to MSKIKHILVFRLSAMGDVAMTVPVLRAFAEQYPDVRLTVVSRPFFKPFFDGIPSLDFFAIDLKERHKGFLGLVRLYKDLKKLGIDAVADLHNVLRSKIVRTLFALAGKKTAFVDKDRAGKKALTRAENKVFKPLKPMTERHKEVFRKLGFEINLENPVFPEKANLSQEILNVTGIKNKKWIGVAPFAQYESKVYPQDMIQEVIDKLSENQEYVVFLFGGGNKETEILNELAKGKENVITVAGRLKFEEEIKLISNLDLMLSMDSGNSHIAAMLGIKVITLWGATHPYAGFSPFNQELSSALTSDREKYPLLPTSVYGNKKVEGYEDAMRSIPVEKVITTISDKLRG from the coding sequence ATGTCAAAAATCAAACACATTTTAGTCTTTAGGCTTTCTGCGATGGGCGATGTTGCCATGACCGTTCCTGTATTGAGAGCCTTTGCTGAACAATATCCGGATGTAAGGCTAACGGTAGTATCCCGTCCTTTTTTCAAGCCTTTTTTTGACGGAATTCCCAGCCTTGACTTTTTCGCTATCGACCTGAAAGAAAGACATAAAGGCTTTTTAGGGCTGGTGCGTCTGTATAAAGATTTGAAGAAATTGGGTATTGATGCAGTAGCCGACCTGCATAATGTGCTGCGTTCCAAAATAGTGCGTACGCTTTTTGCATTGGCCGGAAAAAAAACAGCCTTTGTAGACAAGGACAGGGCTGGAAAAAAAGCTTTGACCCGGGCGGAAAATAAGGTTTTTAAACCGTTAAAGCCAATGACTGAAAGACATAAGGAAGTTTTTAGAAAACTGGGTTTTGAAATCAATCTTGAAAATCCTGTGTTTCCTGAAAAAGCAAATCTTTCCCAGGAGATTTTAAATGTTACCGGAATAAAAAATAAAAAATGGATTGGAGTAGCACCTTTTGCGCAATATGAATCCAAAGTTTATCCTCAGGATATGATTCAGGAAGTTATTGATAAGCTTTCTGAAAATCAGGAATATGTAGTGTTTTTATTTGGAGGAGGAAATAAGGAAACAGAAATACTGAACGAGTTGGCTAAAGGAAAAGAAAACGTAATTACGGTTGCAGGCAGGTTAAAATTCGAAGAAGAAATAAAGCTAATTTCCAATCTCGACCTAATGCTTTCAATGGATTCAGGCAATTCGCATATAGCCGCAATGTTAGGTATAAAAGTAATTACGCTTTGGGGAGCCACACATCCTTATGCCGGATTTTCACCTTTTAATCAGGAACTAAGCTCTGCGCTCACTTCCGATAGAGAAAAATATCCGTTATTGCCTACTTCTGTTTACGGCAATAAAAAAGTAGAAGGCTATGAAGATGCCATGCGAAGCATTCCGGTAGAAAAAGTTATTACTACCATTAGTGACAAATTGAGAGGATAA
- a CDS encoding DUF6427 family protein yields the protein MITSIFSKSRPLNYIIISTLLVVCYFLYLQKFPERVDSAEGVLSCIGLLLLLVGSLFIVNFVTKKNGLSKDNSYTFLFFFSFLILFPTTLINVNLIISNFFILLALRRLISLQSLLTPKEKIFDASLWIFIAAIFHFWSILFILIVFVSILFHVSRDYRNWILPFISFFAVGIITLMYALIFDRSLIETVVDSALIDFNFNYFTNNYQNFALSLYVVSAAFFFITQALTLPNKPLNMQSSYKKIIVAFCLGAVVFLISSNKNNSLLVYTFAPVAIMATNYIESMQINWLKETFVYVIVGCSLLTFFSQL from the coding sequence ATGATTACAAGCATTTTTAGCAAATCTAGGCCGTTAAATTATATAATTATTTCAACGCTGTTAGTTGTATGCTATTTTTTATACCTTCAAAAATTTCCTGAACGGGTAGATTCTGCCGAAGGAGTTCTGTCCTGCATAGGTCTGCTGCTACTTTTAGTAGGGTCTCTTTTTATTGTAAATTTCGTGACCAAAAAGAACGGATTAAGCAAGGACAATAGCTATACGTTTCTTTTTTTCTTCTCTTTTCTGATTTTATTTCCAACAACATTAATCAACGTAAACCTGATTATTTCCAACTTCTTTATACTTTTGGCACTACGCAGGCTGATTTCATTGCAATCGCTACTCACACCAAAAGAAAAAATATTTGATGCTTCGCTTTGGATTTTTATCGCGGCCATTTTTCACTTCTGGAGTATTCTGTTTATCCTGATTGTTTTCGTATCGATTCTTTTCCACGTTTCCAGAGATTACAGAAACTGGATATTGCCATTTATTTCCTTTTTTGCAGTTGGAATCATCACTCTGATGTATGCGCTGATTTTTGACAGAAGCCTAATTGAGACAGTAGTTGATAGCGCCTTAATTGATTTTAATTTTAATTACTTTACCAACAACTATCAAAATTTTGCGCTTTCACTTTATGTGGTTTCGGCAGCTTTCTTTTTTATAACACAGGCATTGACACTGCCAAACAAACCGTTAAACATGCAATCCTCTTACAAAAAGATAATTGTTGCGTTTTGTCTTGGTGCTGTTGTTTTTCTGATTTCTTCCAATAAAAATAATAGCTTGCTTGTATATACTTTTGCTCCGGTAGCTATCATGGCAACCAATTATATTGAGTCGATGCAAATCAACTGGCTAAAAGAAACCTTTGTTTATGTGATTGTGGGCTGTAGTCTGTTGACGTTTTTTTCGCAATTATAG
- a CDS encoding DUF4178 domain-containing protein → MHIACKKCGTTTSIESNFEARYFGCPYCRSLFEIKEELSLFKEFEHKPLNPILDIGIKGIINGKEYEIVSMFVKKFHAIHYWREYTLKSKDDHYLYLSESEGHWILLEEIPDKFNVSRKYKRLTYNEVSYDLYENTHCRVETAYGFFDEEIPQTEIQIIEYIKPPYIVSIEKLEKEQKAYFGRHFSKREIKKTFGNPELPGKFGVGSVQPFLFNFYNVAIIFCCTAILILLTQLFMNNSRGETAVFSKTFSFTEYNNKDFVSESFILEGASAPLTVLIHSEVDNSWANAQVTLVNENTNEEESASQDIEYYHGYTDGENWSEGDRSEEFNICGVGQGKYHLVITPQKQPDDTLNDRITVKAVWKSPSMWNFFISILVMGIALGIIYFANKSFETTRWSSSDFSPFN, encoded by the coding sequence ATGCATATAGCTTGTAAAAAATGCGGTACGACTACATCAATCGAAAGCAATTTCGAAGCCAGATACTTTGGCTGTCCTTATTGCAGAAGCTTGTTTGAAATCAAAGAGGAATTAAGTCTTTTTAAAGAATTTGAACACAAGCCGTTGAATCCAATACTGGATATAGGAATAAAAGGCATTATTAATGGAAAAGAATATGAAATCGTCAGTATGTTCGTCAAAAAATTCCATGCCATTCATTATTGGAGGGAATACACGCTAAAATCAAAAGACGACCATTATTTATATCTGTCAGAATCAGAAGGACACTGGATCTTGCTTGAAGAAATTCCCGATAAATTCAATGTTTCCAGAAAATATAAAAGGCTTACCTATAATGAGGTTTCCTACGATTTATATGAAAATACGCATTGTAGAGTTGAGACGGCATACGGATTCTTTGATGAAGAAATACCCCAAACGGAAATACAAATCATAGAATATATAAAGCCACCCTATATCGTTTCGATTGAAAAATTAGAAAAAGAACAAAAGGCTTATTTTGGAAGGCATTTTAGTAAAAGAGAAATAAAAAAAACATTTGGTAATCCGGAGCTACCCGGTAAATTTGGTGTAGGTTCTGTACAGCCTTTCCTTTTTAATTTTTATAATGTGGCGATTATTTTTTGCTGTACGGCCATTCTTATTTTACTAACACAGCTGTTCATGAACAATAGTAGGGGCGAAACCGCAGTGTTTTCAAAAACTTTTTCATTTACAGAATATAATAATAAGGACTTTGTTTCGGAGTCATTTATTTTAGAAGGGGCTTCCGCTCCGCTGACTGTGTTAATACATTCAGAGGTAGACAACTCCTGGGCTAATGCACAAGTCACATTAGTTAATGAAAATACAAATGAGGAAGAATCTGCCAGTCAGGATATTGAGTATTATCATGGATATACTGATGGCGAAAATTGGAGCGAAGGAGACAGAAGTGAAGAATTTAATATTTGTGGTGTAGGACAAGGAAAATACCATTTGGTTATTACACCTCAAAAGCAACCAGACGATACATTAAATGACCGTATAACAGTCAAGGCAGTTTGGAAAAGTCCGTCCATGTGGAATTTCTTCATTTCGATATTGGTTATGGGAATTGCTTTGGGTATTATTTATTTTGCAAATAAAAGCTTTGAAACCACCCGATGGAGTAGTAGTGATTTCTCACCATTTAATTAG
- the purD gene encoding phosphoribosylamine--glycine ligase — protein sequence MTILLLGSGGREHALAWKILQSTKCSKLFVAPGNAGTETIAKNINISPTDFAAIKNFANQEKIDMVVVGPEDPLVAGIYDFFKNDESLKHIPVIGPSKVGAQLEGSKEFAKEFLVKNSIPTAAYGSFTKETLEKGQQFLETLEPPYVLKADGLAAGKGVLIIQDLEEAKTELANMLVGEKFGQASSKVVIEEFLDGIELSCFVLTDGKNYKILPTAKDYKRIGEGDTGLNTGGMGAVSPVPFADSVLLEKIESRIVKPTIAGLQKDGIEYKGFIFIGLINVKNEPMVIEYNVRMGDPETEVVIPRLKSDLVELFLAVANEKLDQATLEIDPRSATTIMVVSGGYPEDYEKGKVISGIEFVSDSIVFHAGTKMADGQIVTNGGRVLAVTSYGDNFKEAIQKSYHNIGKLNFDNMYFRKDIGFDL from the coding sequence ATGACAATTTTATTATTAGGTTCTGGCGGAAGAGAACATGCTTTGGCCTGGAAAATATTGCAGAGCACAAAATGCTCAAAATTATTTGTAGCACCAGGAAATGCTGGTACAGAAACAATTGCAAAAAACATCAATATCAGTCCAACCGATTTTGCAGCCATAAAAAACTTCGCCAACCAGGAAAAAATTGACATGGTTGTTGTAGGACCGGAAGACCCTTTGGTTGCCGGAATTTATGATTTCTTTAAAAATGACGAAAGCCTGAAACACATTCCCGTTATTGGTCCGTCAAAAGTTGGAGCGCAATTGGAAGGAAGTAAGGAGTTTGCAAAAGAATTTCTGGTAAAGAATAGTATTCCAACCGCTGCTTATGGAAGTTTTACTAAAGAAACCTTAGAAAAAGGACAGCAATTTCTGGAAACACTTGAGCCTCCTTATGTTTTGAAAGCAGATGGATTGGCAGCTGGTAAAGGCGTTCTGATTATTCAGGATTTGGAAGAAGCCAAAACAGAATTAGCCAATATGCTTGTTGGTGAAAAATTTGGTCAGGCAAGCTCCAAAGTTGTAATCGAAGAATTTTTAGACGGTATTGAATTGAGCTGTTTTGTTTTAACGGACGGCAAAAACTACAAGATACTTCCAACTGCTAAAGATTATAAAAGAATTGGAGAAGGCGATACGGGTTTGAATACCGGAGGAATGGGAGCCGTTTCACCTGTTCCTTTTGCCGATTCCGTATTATTGGAAAAAATTGAAAGCCGAATCGTAAAGCCAACTATTGCCGGATTGCAAAAGGATGGAATAGAGTACAAAGGATTTATATTCATAGGGCTGATTAATGTGAAGAATGAGCCAATGGTTATTGAGTACAACGTTAGGATGGGCGACCCGGAAACTGAAGTTGTCATACCAAGATTAAAGTCAGATTTGGTTGAACTGTTTTTAGCTGTTGCCAATGAAAAATTAGACCAGGCTACTTTAGAAATAGATCCCCGAAGCGCGACGACCATAATGGTCGTTTCAGGCGGCTATCCGGAAGATTATGAAAAAGGGAAAGTTATTTCCGGAATCGAATTCGTTTCAGATTCTATTGTTTTCCATGCCGGAACCAAAATGGCGGATGGGCAGATAGTGACTAATGGAGGAAGAGTGCTGGCAGTGACATCTTATGGTGATAATTTTAAAGAAGCTATCCAAAAATCATATCATAATATTGGAAAACTGAATTTTGATAATATGTATTTCAGAAAAGATATCGGGTTTGACCTATAA
- a CDS encoding phenylacetate--CoA ligase family protein gives MFKLFDFSLKISGFPIDEARLEFDNILEIPEASYESYILGKRKQIVDYHLKNNSFYRQLALGKTSEDWNALPVLTKKELQQPLDLRLSQGLTAKNVFVNKTSGSSGDPFIFAKDNYSHAMTWASNMYRFGWYGIDFNSSYQARFYGIPLDFIGNKKERLKDFLGHRFRFPIFDLSDPVLEKFLGHFKRKKFDYINGYTSSIVLFAKYLERKNLILKNICPTLKVCIVTSEMLFEKDKKLMEKQFGVRVVNEYGASELDLIAFENQKGEWQVNAETLFVEILDDDGQPVPHGTQGRVVITSLYNKAHPFIRYDIGDIGILDEKSTFKKPILKQLTGRTNDVAVLPSGKKAPGLTFYYITKSIIEDDGNVKEFIIKQTSIDSFEVDYVSETELTLEQIAKIEDAISLYLEPNLKFTFLRKSSLARTNRGKLKQFQSLLRS, from the coding sequence GTGTTTAAACTTTTTGACTTTTCCTTAAAAATTAGCGGCTTTCCCATAGATGAAGCCCGATTGGAATTTGACAATATTCTTGAAATTCCGGAAGCGAGTTATGAGAGTTATATTCTTGGGAAAAGAAAGCAGATTGTTGATTACCACCTGAAAAACAATTCTTTTTATCGCCAATTGGCCTTAGGAAAGACTTCTGAAGATTGGAACGCTTTGCCTGTTCTTACCAAAAAGGAACTGCAACAGCCTTTAGATTTGAGACTTTCCCAAGGTTTAACTGCTAAAAATGTATTTGTAAACAAGACTTCCGGTTCCAGTGGCGACCCATTTATTTTTGCGAAAGATAATTATTCGCATGCTATGACCTGGGCATCAAATATGTACCGATTTGGGTGGTATGGAATTGATTTTAACAGCTCGTATCAGGCACGATTCTATGGTATCCCGTTAGATTTTATAGGAAATAAAAAGGAGCGTCTCAAGGATTTTTTAGGACATAGATTCCGTTTCCCGATTTTTGATTTGTCTGATCCGGTTCTGGAAAAATTTTTAGGTCATTTTAAACGCAAAAAGTTTGACTATATCAACGGATATACAAGTTCTATTGTACTATTTGCAAAATATCTGGAGCGTAAAAATCTTATTCTCAAAAACATTTGTCCTACTCTAAAAGTATGTATTGTTACTTCAGAAATGTTATTTGAAAAGGATAAAAAACTAATGGAAAAACAGTTTGGAGTGCGTGTTGTTAATGAATACGGTGCTTCAGAATTGGACCTGATTGCTTTTGAAAATCAAAAAGGAGAATGGCAGGTCAATGCGGAAACCTTATTTGTTGAGATTTTGGATGATGACGGACAACCGGTTCCGCATGGTACGCAAGGCCGGGTAGTAATTACTTCATTATATAACAAGGCACATCCTTTTATCCGTTATGATATTGGTGATATTGGTATACTTGATGAGAAAAGTACGTTCAAAAAACCGATTCTAAAACAATTGACCGGACGGACAAATGATGTAGCCGTGCTGCCAAGTGGTAAAAAAGCACCGGGATTGACTTTTTATTATATTACAAAAAGCATAATCGAGGACGATGGAAACGTCAAAGAGTTTATCATAAAACAGACTTCTATCGATTCTTTTGAAGTTGACTATGTAAGCGAAACAGAACTGACATTAGAACAGATTGCCAAAATTGAAGATGCCATTTCCTTGTACCTAGAACCGAACTTAAAATTCACATTCCTCCGAAAATCTTCTTTAGCCCGAACTAATCGCGGTAAGCTTAAACAATTCCAATCATTACTCAGGTCTTGA
- the upp gene encoding uracil phosphoribosyltransferase, with amino-acid sequence MQIHYLSEANSVLNHFLGQIRNVNVQKDSMRFRRNIERIGEIMSYELSKNLHYKDVEIQTPLGIKKTTEIQDDLVLCSILRAGLPLHLGFLNYFDSAENGFVSAYRHHYNNDDSFEIKVEYQAVPSIENKNLLLIDPMLATGQSMVAVFNKLMEKGTPKEVHIAVVIAVPEGISYLQEHLPDYCHLWVATLDERLNEKNYIVPGLGDAGDLAYGNKL; translated from the coding sequence ATGCAAATACATTACTTATCAGAAGCCAACAGCGTTTTAAACCATTTCTTAGGACAAATCCGCAATGTAAACGTACAGAAAGACAGTATGCGTTTTCGCAGGAATATTGAACGTATTGGTGAAATAATGTCGTATGAGCTCAGCAAAAATCTTCATTATAAGGATGTCGAAATCCAAACGCCTCTTGGTATTAAAAAAACCACTGAAATTCAGGATGATTTGGTTTTATGTTCCATATTGCGTGCCGGATTACCCCTGCATTTGGGTTTCCTGAATTATTTTGATAGTGCTGAAAACGGATTTGTATCTGCCTACCGCCATCATTATAATAATGATGATTCTTTTGAAATCAAGGTAGAATATCAGGCCGTTCCTAGCATTGAAAACAAGAACCTTTTACTCATAGACCCAATGTTAGCTACAGGCCAATCTATGGTGGCTGTCTTTAATAAATTGATGGAAAAAGGAACCCCAAAAGAGGTCCATATTGCTGTAGTAATTGCCGTACCGGAAGGGATTTCCTATTTGCAGGAACATCTTCCCGATTATTGCCATCTTTGGGTAGCCACTCTTGATGAAAGGCTGAATGAGAAAAATTATATTGTTCCCGGTTTAGGAGATGCCGGCGATCTGGCCTATGGCAATAAGCTATAA